From the genome of Vicia villosa cultivar HV-30 ecotype Madison, WI linkage group LG2, Vvil1.0, whole genome shotgun sequence, one region includes:
- the LOC131649141 gene encoding uncharacterized protein LOC131649141: MGVTEGVSIPNLNKVLLVQGLAANLISISQLCDEGFNAKFTKDECIITNEASEEVMKGFRSKDNFYLWKPDTPVHPSGYSMIKEELKMYYHEFDESYDSDESDKESYINDLTISELSTNRERKLEKLNVSNDPKVQSKSNVTENVATTSKDNVTEKDSATPEESSNPNRVLKVVPLRTISSDEVKATKPKMTHAKRPKEGIHNKGNKCSASATMEKLTKEGSKYVDSAITRIVNRILKENHQVPGISIPLQTIMTDPLNNTSKADTVHTVDSDLKINKDEQGITKNTNVTKDVNDIDNNEHPKANTETNTNVVDLDEYSEDELLTSLNPSVANRLMTRRKGKVVVQGSSKGSTQVNNPIKDTVRRKSTSAGPVKSKVVTKSKGVGPSKSWSRVIPKKRKKWEIVEPESDVEANVPDIPSRKKPTTSKLAANIPEVPIDNVSFHYASSVSRWKYVLQKRLAVERELAPNALEKRSKSADYIKVFVRGKCVSCSPSVINQFLGRTDEAQTELEVTDNQVCQVITAKQVKSWPMKEKLTASKLSIKYAMLHKIGAANWVPTNHKSTISTVLGRFLYVVGTKAKFDYGAYIFDQTMKHAGSFSVKGPIAFLSLLSGIILDQYPNILNEHDVVCKRESPLAFHYKLFKGKHVPDIVMTSAETSKSGASVSKAEVITILKETCK, translated from the exons atgggcgttacaGAAGGGGTGAGTATACCTAATCTAAACAAAGTCCTACTTGTACAAGGTTTAGCTGcaaaccttataagcatcagtcagttgtgtgatgaaggattcaacgcTAAGTTCACCAAAGATGAGTGTATCATCACAAATGAAGCAAGtgaggaagtcatgaagggatttaGATCTAAGGATAATTTCTATCTATGGAAGCCTGACACACCTGTTCACCCCTCTGGCTACTCCATGATCAAGGAAGAATTGAAAATGTACTATCACgaatttgatgaatcttatgattCTGATGAATCAGATAAAGAATCTTATATTAATGATCTCACTATAAGTGAACTGTCTACTA ACCGGGAAAGAAAATTGGAAAAGTTAAATGTGAGCAATGATCCTAAAGTACAGTCTAAAAGCAATGTCACAGAGAATGTTGCAACAACATCTAAAGACAATGTGACAGAAAAGG ACTCAGCAACAcctgaagagtcctctaaccctaATAGGGTTCTTAAGGTTGTCCCTTTAAGGACGATTAGCAGTGACGAAGTAAAGGCCACAAAGCCTAAAATGACTCATGCAAAACGGCCCAAGGAGGGTATTCACAACAAGGGTAACAAATGCTCAGCATCTGCTACCATGGAGAAACTTACTAAAGAAGGATCCAAGTATGTCGATAGTGCAATTACCAGGATTGTTAATCGTATTCTGAAGGAGAATCATCAAGTGCCTGGAATATCTATTCCTCTTCAAACTATAATGACTGATCCCCTCAATAACACCAGTAAGGCTGACACTGTTCACACCGTTGATAGTGACCTAAAAATCAACAAGGATGAACAAGGGATTACTAAGAATACCAATGTCACCAAGGATGTCAATGACATTGACAATAATGAGCACCCTAAGGCCAATACTGAAACTAATACTAATGTGGTAGACTTAGATGAGTACTCTGAAGACGAATTACTTACTTCCTTGAATCCTAGTGTAGCCAACAGGCTAATGACAAGAAGAAAAGGCAAAGTTGTTGTTCAAGGATCATCAAAAGGGAGCACTCAAGTGAACAACCCTATCAAAGACACTGTCagaaggaagagtacttctgcagGACCTGTCAAGAGCAAAGTTGTTACCAAAAGTAAAGGGGTTGGTCCCTCAAAATCTTGGAGTAGGGTcattccaaagaaaagaaaaaagtggGAAATTGTTGAACCAGAATCTGATGTTGAAGCAAATGTCCCTGACATTCCATCAAGGAAGAAGCCTACAACCAGTAAGCTTGCTGCTAACATCCCTGAAGTTCCCATTGATAATGTGTCTTTCCACTATGCCTCTAGTGTCAGCAGATGGAAATATGTTCTCCAAAAGAGGTTGGCTGTTGAAAGGGAATTGGCTCCAAATGCTCTTGAAAAAAGGAG CAAAAGTGCAGACTACATAAAGGTATTTGTAAGAGGTAAGTGTGTATCATGCTCTCCTTCTGTGATTAATCAATTCTTGGGAAGAACAGATGAAGCTCAAACCGAGCTGGAAGTAACAGACAACCAAGTCTGTCAAGTGATCACAGCCAAGCAGGTAAAAAGCTGGCCCATGAAAGAGAAGCTAACTGCAAGTAAGCTGAGCATCAAGTATGCAATGCTTCACAAAATAGGAGCAGCTAATTGGGTTCCAACAAATCACAAGTCCACTATCTCAACTGTGCTTGGTAGATTTCTGTATGTTGTGGGGACAAAGGCAAAGTTTGATTATGGAGCATACATTTTTGACCAAACCATGAAGCATGCTGGAAGCTTTAGTGTTAAGGGACCAATTGCCTTTCTATCCCTCCTGAGTGGTATAATTCTGGATCAATATCCAAACATTCTCAACGAACATGATGTGGTGTGCAAGAGAGAAAGTCCCTTGGCTTTCCATTACAAACTGTTTAAGGGAAAGCATGTTCCAGACATTGTCATGACATCAGCTGAAACTTCCAAATCTGGAGCATCAGTCAGTAAAGCAGAAGTCATAACAATACTAAAAGAGACTTGCAAATAA